CGGCACGCTTGATACGAAATATACGACCCGGCGCGGCTGTAGCTGACTCTTTATGGTGGGGTGTGCTCGTGACGTGAATTATTAGCCCTTCGACTCTCGGCGGACCCTCCGGGGGTAGGTTTGCGCGCGGGCGTGGCCTACCGAGGTGGCAGGCGTGGCCCCGACGCCACCCTCGAAAAACCTGCTCGCCTCCTCGTCCTCTACCCCCAAGGATACACGGAGAATTGATTCCGGACGGATTCCATTTCTTACGCCGTCGTCCTTTTCTTGCTGCTCCGCTCGGAGGACACCGTGCTCCGAACGGATCGACGCCAACCCCCTTACAAGTACCAACTTCCAACCCCCTTTGACACACCGTTCGGTGTTTCACTCTGAGACTCCAATTGATTCAAttcaaattgtaaattgtaaattgtaaattgtaaattcgaaattgtaaattgtaaattcgaaattgtaaattgtaaattcgaAATTGTAAATTAGCGTTACTCGGGAAAGGTTCTCTCGTTCGCCAAACTTATTTCTGCGGTTCATAATCTTGTTGAACCTACTCACCGTTTCGACGAGACCACGGTTCGAAGAGACGCCGTTTTATTAGgattgaatcgcgttatcgCTACTTCAATTTCAATCGATACGCCGCGCGATGTCGTTTTCAACACATCCGACGCAACGCTACTGGTTCGTGTTCCCCCTTGGTTAGGAAAATTCGGAAGCCTGATTGAAAAGCGAAGAAAACTTTATGACAAATGCCACCAACGGACCATCAAACTTTAACCGTTTTATTACCTTCTACGAATCCTTCCTTTCTGACCCGTTTATTTCATCTTTTTCTTCTGCTTGAAATTTCCGAGTTTTTCTCGTGAAAAGTGTGTACCGTCTCCGAAAAGAACCCTCTGCAGATCCGCGAGTATTCGCATAGTTGTCGATACCTAGAAAATCCTATTGCATTAGCAAAATAGGAAAGCCGGAAAGTCTGCAGTTATCTGGATTCCCCTCGAGAATCGACCAAGAAACTCTCGGAATCTCCATGTTTCTCGAGCAGAGGGCTGTGTAGCGAAAGGTGGTTCCACCATCTTCCCGCAGGAAGAGCAAGTTGTACGAGTGGATGAGGGCCGACCAGATGCCGGAGGAGGGAAACAGACGCAGAAAGGGATGGAACGAGCTTCGGAGGAGGAGGGAGACCAGCGGAGCTCTGTGCCTGCGTTTGTACAGTGGTAATGGGCTGTCAGAAGCAGACGTTCGCTGCTCCTGCCTTATATACGAACACACACCGTTACGCTCCTCCTGGCTCGGTTCCTATCGGCTTGCTCGTATTATCAACCCCACTGATTGCACCTCCCCCCGGCCACCCTTCTCGTTCTCTTCCTTCGATAACGTCTTCCCGTGGACCCATCGACTGGTATAACCAGTCAATTGTGCGCGTACCGCTCAACGACAATTTTCAAATACCGTGCACGGAATCATTCATCCACGAGATAACGCATTCTCCGTGATTCGACATGGCTCTTTTCTTCgccttcttcctttttctcgaGTAATCGACGATTCGATGGATACTGTGTTCTCTAGTTACCGATTCAACCATACAAGCTGACCTTTTCACCGCTTCAGTCTTCTGAAAATCACATTTCACTCGATGCATTCTCTCGAAATTATTCGGATTTTCAAATTATGGATTTTCAAACcataataaaattccatttagGCTTGTTACGGGACACGATTTTCAAGCATTCGCCTTTAGAAAACCTATTCAAAATCCAGTCGAATACTTAATGGATACTTGGAAAAATAGTCAACTGGGAGAATCTCGATATTTCCAATAGACTTTCCAAAGTTTCTCAAATCTAACTTTCACCCAAACTGGATCAATACTTGGACACTTTACAATGTAGAACATTCCTGATATGAATTTCATTGATGGTTCACGTACAGTGAAagatttttcattcattcttcCAGCTACATCGACCTCTTGTACCGTCTGCCCTTTCATCGATCCTATAGATTCTATAGATTCTACGGATTCTATAGACTCTATGGagatatttgttttatttcatcaTTTCTGGGGAGAAAAAATCTTTCTCCCTCCGGATTTTAAGCGGTGCCACGTGCTCGCCGGCTATCTCCAACGTGCCTATCCCTCTCTCGGAGTGATCAATACTGTAGGTCTTCTGCGGAAGACAGGTATGTGACTGGTCCAGATTTCAATTTGGAGACTACACAGGCGAAAAAACGATTCTCCTCCTTTTGGAGTCGTGTCGTCTTCGAAAacgattcaatttttatctggAAATGTGCAAACTTCTGTTTAATAATCTCTTTTCTTTAGTAACAATCAAAAATCTGACCAACGCTTTCCGTTTAAACACATTTTCAATCAGAAATTACAACTATAGCTGAAAAACACTTTGATCGTTTGCTTCTAATCGTTCTTTACTATTGTAGATTAAACAATGCGATTCAAGCTTTCGCGCATTCTTTTCAAGCTTTAACTATAAATCTACATGAATAATCATTTGACTATTTCAAACTTAAAGTAACACACCAGTGCTACCGACGACGGTGCTACAAACTAAAGGTTCGCTTTCAAAATGCCGGACGTTTTAAAGCCCTTTAATCGGGGACGGTTTTGTATACGTTAGCAATCTAATATTACAATGATACGATATCGCGATAAAATCTCAACGCAATTATAGATTAACGAATCCTATTTGGTGCCGTCCAATCTCGCCTTTAAATGAATCCACCTCTCCCACAGCAGAGAGGGCAATGTTTTCTGTACAGGTAGTAAAGATCTTCCGGAGGAACCCCAGTTGCATCGACATTCgattgtttttgttttcaatCTATTCTCAAGATCCAGAAATCTGTACTTGACTTCAACAAATGTTTGTGCCGTGATTCCTTTGTGTAGAAGTAACCTCcgtcaatttttcttatttcaagaCTCGAAAGTTTTGCAATTtccattcaaactttcaaacctacAAACTTATTTCTAgtgaaagaaatataacattccaTATCCACTCAGATCAGCTTTTCGTATTCTGCAACAGCATAGAGATGCTGTTTTGAATGCAAACTATGCACAGAGGAAATCTGATCATGAGTGATTAATTAAATGCTCTTGATACGTAAGGTGCTGATCAACTTGACAGTTCTAGCTGTGATTCTGGTGCTGTTTTATTGTTATCAGACATCAAATGGTAGACATTGGTTGGCACACACCGTTCCAGAACAGGAAAGTACCTCGACAACAAAGTCGAGTAGCTTTGGAGAAGATGAAACGTCCAATGCGCTTCTCGAGATTGAAAAGGTTTATTATAATGTCTGGTGCATTTTCACAAAAGTTGCTAGTAACTCACCGATGAAAAGGAAGTTTGAGATTTTTGCAGAATCTTTGCTCAGATTATCTTCTGTTGACATTGTGTTTCATGTAATAACCGATGATGACAGTAAGGACGTCGCAGAAAATGTGTTGGAAGGGATCTTGTTGTCGACAGAAAAGTTTATGAAGGTAAATATAATGTTCCGTGTTGGGAAACCCGTAAACGAACCAATAAAGAATTTCATACTTAACGCTACAATTCCATGGCTTGTacgattaatcgattaatcCATTTCTTCTGATTGATTTAGGTGCAATATTACGATGTCCACGAACTGGCATCCCAATTGGAAGACATTGTATCGGTAATGTCTCCACATTTCAGTAGTAAACCAGGAACATACTACTCGGATGCATTGTTTTTCTTATCTCTGGGTTTGCATCGTATAGCTCCGATAGAACAAAGTTTTGCGGTAATGTTCGATGCCGATACAAAGTTTCGTAAGGATATCAAGGAACTGTTCGAGGAATTTAACAGTTTCGGAGAGCAAGCCCTATTCGGTCTAGCTCCGGAGCTTACTCCGGTTTACAGACACGTTTTGTATCTGTATCGCAACAAACATCCGAATACATTTTTCGGAGAACCTGCCAAGTCGGGCGGTTACCCTGGCTACAACAGTGGGGTAGTACTTTTCAACTTGGATAGATTACGAAATTCTTCTGCCTACAATAATATCGTTAAAAAGGAAAGCGTCGACGCGATGactgaaaaatatcattttaaggTAGCTGTTCGAATGGAACAATTCATGGAAttggattatttttataatattaattatcaatggGAATACCTGCTTTCAGGGACATTTGGGAGATCAAGACTTCTACACGCTCCTAGGAATGGAAAGGCCAGAGTTGATTCACACCATTGATTGTGGTTGGAATAGGCAGTTGTGTACGTGGTGGAGAGACCGTGGTTATGCGGATGTGTTTGGAAATTATTCGAGGTGCGATTCGGAAACAAAATTATGGCACGGGAACTGCAATACTCCAATACCTGACAATTAATTAATGTTCGgcgtaatcatttttatatgaacATAAACATGACAATACGAGAGATCTCTTTTTCAATGATTGTTAGTGGATTTTTAAGGTGGATAATGTAGCTGTACCTGGTGCTGTTCAAGCGTTACATTGACAAGATTTTTTCAGAATGGGCAGCTCCGAATCAGTGATTGTTCGTTCGACGACGATACACGTTCATATCTTTCATTGtgataacaatatatttataaaaattgtttagtcTGTAAGCGAGATTGTTTCGCAGTGCCTATGAACTAGTTTGTAAGATGTTAATTTTCAgtgttgtatattttaaatatacattcgAAATAGAATACATACCACATTTCTGTCCTCGTAGGAGATGGGTGCTACTCTGTACAAAATGCCAACAATAAAAGATATATGTTAAGGATGCTACTGTACCAGCATGTTTTTttctactattaaaatatttacaagaatACATAATTCTGTTACTTTAATACCTGTAGTTTTCACGAatgtaagaatattattaaaatctactgactttttcttatatattattcacCTGTAGATCCTATCATCGGTCGTCTTGAATAAAAAGCAATGGCTTTTCTTGTTCGACTTTAATGGAACTGTAAGCGATACGTATATAAATAGGATTGACGCAGTATCATTATATTTGTTTACGTAAGGAaagtattaaatacaatatcgACAGTATACGCTATTCACAATACTACATACACTTATCGGACACGATTACCATTAGCTCTATAGAATATTCCCTCTCATTCTCGGAATCCATCAAAGAAATCACCGCTCCAGGTGTCTTGACTAACGATAAGAATTCTTCTGTAAAGCAACGTTATTTTCAACCAAGTATCAAcgcaacaatatatttttcactgaactgTTTAAACTGTGTGTATACAATACCTGTAAAACATTCTTCGGAACAATTCTTAATACAGTACCTTTAGTGGTCCGGTAATAATCGGTAATAATCGGTAATAATCAGCAAAAATGTAAACAGTGTAAAAACAAAAAGCGCAAGTCTTTTGTTAAATGATTTTTCGTTGTATCGAAGGGAACATAAATTAGAACAGCATCACCGTCATACAATTCAAACACAACTCTCGATTAAGATTATCATTACCATCATACGGATTATCATCCTACGACTGACCAGATTATCTCttgaaaaggagaaaaacaaAAAGACTATTCTGAGTTATATACGCACACCCTACTGTATATCTAGATTCGTTGTACggtacataaaataaaagatgTCACCTTTGGTCCCAGTGATAGAAACTTAAATGTTAAACGATTGGTTAGGACGTGTGTGTTAGTCGACGTAGGTTTAACCATTTAGACCTAACTCTGTACGTGTATGTACGTATGTGTTTCTGTGTGTTGTgtgcgcacgcacgcacgcgcgcgcttTTCTTTCGAGGGTAGAACAGAATGGTTGAGCGAACTAGAATGTAAAGGAAAAACTTAACAAGAAAAATCGCGTGGACTGCATCGCGTAATGAGCAAACTCGTTTCGAACGAACCCGAACGGTTCGTTGACTATTTGGACACGATAATGCGAACACTCTCCTCTGCCTTGTTTGTTCATATCGGAAAAGAAAACTTTACACGTTTATGCAATATGTACACTTTCGATCATTTAACGACAACCCTTCCTTTTCTGGTTGTCTGACTTTTTACACACGATATTTACATACGAATGATTTTCAAAACCGAACAAAAAATATATGCGTATACGAATAAATTCCTCagtttcgatgaatttttttacCCCTGCGACTTTATCAACAGCACCAAGCGCCATCTTGGATACGATGAATTTGAATAATCCGCCGTTAGGAATGGAAAGCGCTTAACATCTCTCTGCAGCCTGCAATCATAAATTTTCGTTAACTTGTAATCCGacgataaaatgtttaaaagctGCTTGAGAAAAGTACGAGAATCGAATTCATGGTATTATTCAAGATCCAGTGTTTCGTTTCCTTGTATATTCCCTATGTCTGATCGTTCCGTAATCTACCTTTTTCAAGGAGCccacaataataacaacaacagcaacaacaacaacaacaacaataataataatgataatgataataataatagaatgtcCGCGACACGGTCGCCCCGATCACGTCAAGATGCTTACGCTCTTCAGATTTTCGCGACCACCAAAGTTTCGAATCGATTCCAACAACATGTCCCTCGTATCTACTTGGACAGGCATTGATTTCGGTCTGGCGGTTTTCAAGGTGACCCCCGTGATAACAGGCATCGTAGGCGGTCTAGGTGGTTGAGGAATAACAGATGGCTCTTTCTTGTGTTCTTTCGTGTTGTTTTGGTTGCAGTGTTCTTCGTTTGCGGTCGAAATCTTGAAACTCTTTACAGTAGGCACGGGCTGCTGGCCGCCTTTGGTACCAATAATGCCATTCCGAAAAGGGAAGGTTCCCTGATTTTGGGGCTGCGCACCTACTACCGTGGCGAATCTGTTGGGTTTCGACGTGTCTCGGTTACCGGCGTTGCTTAGGCGCTGCTCGCCGACGGCATTATTGCTTCCCTCGGAATCGACGCGTTCGTTCTGCTTGTTCGAAGTAATTTCAATTTGGACATCCGAGGCCCGATTCAAGGTGGATCGTTTCGGTTTCGGCCGAAGGCAGACGTCTTGGCCGAAGGCCTTGGACAATTCCCGAAAGTTTAGAGGAGTTGTGTCGATCGCTGTATCCGCCGGCGGCGGCTTGGTCTCTGGCAAGCTTTTCTTCAGCTCCACTCCAGTCACCACGGGTTTATCGCTCGCTGGCTTCGACTCTATACGAACCTTGTTCAATACCGGCCTCTTAAAGCCCGTCGCAGTTGTATGCGTGATTAATTTCTTGGCTAATTCATTGGGTTCTCTCCTCTctgtaatttcaatttgattgcCCTTTTGCGGGGCCTTGTGCGGTTTCGTTTTGTTGTTGAAGTCGATCGAGCCGCTCGTCTCGTCCCTAATGCCGTTTATATTTACAACGGTTTTATTGCCGTTCACCTTGCGAGCGTCCAATTTGTAATCCGTGTCCCTTTTAATATGAACATTGACGCTCGGTCGCTCGGACCAGCTGCCCAAACTTATCGCTGGCGGTCCGGAATAGGTGTAACGCTTCGCGGTGGTCGCCGGTGGTATTTTCTTCGTGTCCGCCTCAGGTTTCTTGTCGGTGCAAGTCGATACTACATTCGAGTCGATCGAATGTTCCTTGGACGTAGTCTCGGGTCTGAAAGTCAATTATACCGATTACGCTTCGAACTCTCTcgttcttttctctcttccaaAGACGTACCTCGTTTTCTCAGGTAATACTGTGTCATCAGATTCTTTGGGCACATTTTCCTCCGACTGTTGAGCATTTTTCAACTGCGGTAAAATGCTTTTCAGTACCTGGAATACGATCGAACCGATTAGAAACCTAGCAAAGTCTATATAAGTTAAAGCATATACCTGTAAAGACTGCAGTTGCTTCTCTTTGGTGGGTTCCTCTTGCCGCTTCAGAATGTTGTCCCGCCATTGTGAGAACTTTTCGATGCTCCTGGTTGCATTCAGGTTGCTGATGCTCGTTGCTTTCTTCATCCCGGCGTCGTCCATTGCCGCCGCGTTTCTATTCTTCCCGGCATGTTCGTCATCACGCGTGGTCTCTTGAAACTTGGACTTGTCGCACACAGACACGTAGCTCTTCGACCTATGAATATTAGTCTTTTCGTTACCCGATTGCCTATGCAGGGATTCCGTATGTATCTTTGGTTCCAGCTTTCTATCACCGGTGTCATCCACCTTCGTCTTCACCTGCGACGTTCCTCCAACGTTCGATTCTTTCGCAGCTCTATCATCCCCATCGACCAAGTTGCTCCTGTTCCTGGAGAGTGTCACGAACGACTTGACGAACCTGTCATCGGTGGTCTTTCCTTGGGATTGCTTCTCCACTTCCTCGAATATGTTCCGACTTTTCTGTCTGGTGTAGGTGGTGATGGTAAAGTTCGACAATGTGTTGTCTATAGGCGCTATCTTGGGAGCGGACGAGTTGTCCGCAACTTTCTTAGACTCGAAATCCACGGTACTCTGAGGAAACGTACCTATTTTGGTCTCCAGTTCGCTGATCATTACCTTCTTCAAATTCGAGTCCGATTTCGATTGCAAATGGAATCTGTCTTGTTTGCTATTTTTCTTGTCTTCTTCGCGAAACACAGATTTCTTGTCCGCCGCTTCTCGTTTCGCTTTCTGTTCTCTGTCGTCCGATGGTTTCGCGTGTTCCTTGAGTTCGGAATCTCGAAAGGATTCGGGCGACGATATCACCTCGTTAAAGTCGTTGAAAACCGGCGAAGTAGAATCCCTGAAGGCACTCGGCGGAGCTGGAAGCTGATACTCCCAATCCGCGATAGACAGATCCTCGTCGGCTGCCGATACATAGTCCGACGTGTCTTGCTGCGAGTTCACCGTTAGATTCGGAGTACTGGTTTTCGCTATCGCACCGTCCGGGAAATCGTTGCTTTGCCGCTGTTTCGAGTCCTCTTCCTCGTTTAAGGTCTTCTCGGCATTCGTTGTTCTCGACTTTGCCTCGACGAGGGAAACGAATCTCTCGACAGGTACTTGACTCAACGTTGAAGCAGGTAAAGAGTTGGACAGCGTGTCCGACACCTTTTGCAGCAAAACGTCCGTCTCCGAGGGGTTGCAATCTGTTAAAAATGTAATCGTGAGACGCGAGTACGACGCGTTGTTGCGAAACTAACAATGTTTGCCCGGTCAAAGAATATATCAAAGTTTTCACAAGTAGAAGAAAcgagaataaacgaataaacgaaaaaGCGTGCGAGAGTTTTGTACACGGTGCAACTTGACCTTGAAGCAACAATCCCCGTGTAACGCGGCGCCATCgctaaagaaaataaagagaataaaggaaataaaggaaaagCAGAAAATTCCAGAAAATGTGAACGAACGAAAGTGTACAACAGACGGGtttcttgaaaataagtagAATACAGAGATGTAGAGAGTCTCGTAGTTATCTCATAAAGATAACGATGCTAcagaaggaagagagagagagagagagagagagagagagagagagaaagagagagagacccGGAGAGAGATTTAAGAACATAATTTATAAGAAGTTACAAATGCAAGTTAAAGGTGATTTTAGTGTCAGATCCTAATCAAGATTCTGCGGTTCTATGGAAAGAAACTAACGTTCGTATCGTCATTCGAGAATGTTTCGAGCGACTTCCTGTAAGATCACAAGGGACAGATCAAAGTGGATGCCCAACACCGTCCGTTAGTAATATGCAACATGCACCTGATGTACCCGATCCGCAACTGGATTCACCTTCACCCTCACCCTGGACGAAACAACGGTGGATATCAGCGGTGTTTCGCTCGGTTCTTGGTTCTTGCGTAACATTTCCACCGAACTGATCCGATCGTGCAGATAATAAACCAACATTGGACGCCACGTTCAGATTTAAAGCGAACGTGATATCCTCCGAATGCGAAGTGAAATGCCTCTTTTGCTTTTCCAACGAGTTGGTTTCAAAATCGTTCGATTTCGACGCCGTTCGAGGGATCCTCGGTCTCCTCGATTCCTTCGCACCTTCCCCGCTTCTGTGCCGATCATTCGCGCGATCGGTGTTGTTCCCTCTCGACTCGGCGTGTTTCTTCTTAAAGAATAAATTCCCGTTGCTCTCGGCCAATTCGGCCAGATGTTCGCACTTTGGCATGGTCGAGATCACTGCGCACAGTTTCTTCTCTTGACCGGCAACCGTTTCGGCGATCGGTGAGCTCTGTCGACGCTGCGTTGCAGGCACAATTGCCAGTTCGCTGTTGGCTGATACTACCTTGATCGGCCGATCTTTTTCTTCCAACGGCAGCGAATCGTAATCGAAGGACGCTTGGCTGTGTTCGATTCCAGGAGTCAAGAACACCTCATCCTCGCTGGTGGAACAGGTGGATGCGACGTCTGGTTTGTCCTGATCCTCCTCGAGTTTCCGATCGGACACGGCGGAACTCGTGCCATCGCCAACAGCGGGTGTTCCCGGAAGGACGTTCGAACTCGCGTCACTCGCAATACTTTTGCTGGCAGAGTGTGCAGGAGGAGGTGGACCTTTTGCGAAATGATCTACGTTGCCGGAGTTCGAGGGTAAAGCTCTACTCAACGGGGAAGGTGGTGCCAACTTGCGCTTCGGAACTTGAGGTCTCACCGACGTGTTACCGCTGGTGGAGGTCTTTCTAGGCTTGGGAAGCGGAACAGGTTCTCCAACTGTActcggaggaaaagaaaaagaagaaaccgtcACCTATAGGTGAAATTAGCAAGCGGGTGGTGGTCGGGAACCGTTTCTCTTGGGAAAGTTTTTGTGCAATCGGCGCAACTTGATTAGAGCATGCAAGATAAGGGTAGCGATAACTACGATACTTTTCTAATTACAGTAAGATCGACTAATATATAGAGCCCTAGTAAGAGACGGAACGGAAACATCGCCGCTAGAAAAGGAGAGTACGAATGATAACGTCTAAACGAATTCTCCGGCTCGACTCTCTAAAATGGAATTCAACTGAATCAAAAACCTATTCCAGCTTTGCGTGGATTCTTCTCTACTCACTAGTCCAGGCGGAGGGGGTTCCAAGATGCTCAGCTTTTTCTCCGACTCTAGCCTACATTCGCTACGCTGGACGATGGGAAGAGACGGCAATTTATCGACATTATTAGGAATCGAATCCACGATGGTCACCGGAATGTCCAAGGGTTTCGTTGAAATCGCGAATATCTGCAGGTTACTCAAAGGCGGCGCCGAAGGATTGGGCCTGTGATTATCGTCCGGATCGTCGAACGAATCTCTACCGACACTAGACAAAATGGATCCGTCGTAGCACTTGGTGGTGCTCACGTTTCCCAACTTTGGCTGCCTACTTTCCATCGACGATGTCTCTAATCGATTACCGGACACGTGATTTTTCACAGAGAAGCTTCGGTGACTCGACAAATTGACCCTTTCGAAACTACCATCCCTCGGCTTGAAATCATTCTGAAAACTCAAACTATACTCGAGCGTTTTAGCTTGATGCCCGCCGTCGCGAACACGGTTGTCCGAGCGAGGGCTTCCCGAACGAAACCCCAACGTTTCGTAGTCCGGCGTGTACTCTGGCTGACGCGCGCGTGCCGATATATTATGCAAATCGGCCAAAGTCTGCATTCTGATCAATCTGCTTCGAGATCTGAGCAAACTCTGACCGCCGCTATCGAATAACTCGACGCTGTCGCGAGCATCGAAATATTCCGAAGAAGGAACGTTCCTACACGCGAAGCTCCGAAACTTGTGAACTTTGGGCCGCGACTTTGAACTTTGGGTTTCTGAGTCCAAGGACGCGGTTAACGACCTGGTCAACCGTACCAACTTGTCGTCGAGCGATTCGTCGTCGTTTCTATTCGTGCCAGACCTACACTCCTCGATCTTGGAGTGCAGTTTCACCTTTTCAGGATCAAAGAGACTTCGATGTCTCCTAATCGTTGCCGTTCCTTCCCCTTCCTCTACCACTCGTTCGAAGCTATTCATCGACACGAAACTGTAGGAATGCACGCTATCCTGTACGCTAGCGCAACTACGTACTAGCTTACCTCTCTTGCTGGGAACTCTAACGTCTACGGGAGCCTCTTCTACGGGCACAGTGTGTCCTTCGTTACTGGGCGGTAACTTAACGTTTACGGATCCTGATCTGTGACGCGATTCGACGTCCATTTTCCCAGCTTTCGCCTCTACGCACACCGTCGAGGATCCCGTATTTGCGAAATCGATCTTTGCACCCACGGTGGTCACCCCGATGTCCGAACTAGCCTTTGGTCGCTCCTCGATGTCCGAGTTGGCTTTGGACGGAGCACCGATGTCCGACGGAGGCTTGGAGGGATCCATGTCCGACGTGAGCGACTCCTCGGAGTCGACGATGCGCTCCAGCGCCTGGGTGGAGATTGCCGACGACAGAGGTCTGGTCACCGGAGGGAGAGGCgcgttccttttctttctcagACCTGTCGAAAACCGCGCGTTCTTGCCAGATGCTCTTATTCGAATAACCAACCTCTACTCTACGTCTGTTTCACGCCTACTTTAAACGAAATTACTGTTCTAACGAAGAGACAAAGAAACTATTAAGTCATATATAAGGGGGATCGTGGGACACAGTACCACGGAAGGAATTCTACCTGTGGAACTCAACGAGGTGCTGCTAATTCCCCGGGAAAGAGTACCAGGAACACTAGCCAAATTGCTGAGGCTCTTACTGGACTGTGAGGTGTGGGCTAACTTTCTCGGCGTCTCGGACGGAAATTTGCTTCTTCTGGGCAGGGTTTCCGGCAGTCTCCCGGCCGAATCAGGATTGTCGCTCA
The window above is part of the Nomia melanderi isolate GNS246 chromosome 2, iyNomMela1, whole genome shotgun sequence genome. Proteins encoded here:
- the LOC116430769 gene encoding uncharacterized protein LOC116430769 isoform X2 — encoded protein: MLCLKKRRTYSFTQGVCAELPRRSKKDNHRYEGSLDMAVTTLPRKNRNREERPSRMVLTVTEDTPADMLAGSMELLVQLPREHHQQTQRVTVQRSTPMMDLLVQIATAHKLAASSYTLQAIGERGMVLPHQPNTPIGALDALQVKLLPKQGTFVPRKTKQANQPFETTFRLQVHLPRNQLYVSRVSPRMNLAEILDEVCREKNLDRSKYELRHPANLETLDLSLSLQDYHLQEVTLYAKQGRTLGSALSTQDIMALHRQEERRRQQAKQSVFGFAFKKSKECSLSTDSLGGRSASPARSDETGRSTSPLQPPARPQRKRRPAPKPPVPAQPEGAEENAADSCKDKVVISHSRNSSDSSGYHEASVLSDNPDSAGRLPETLPRRSKFPSETPRKLAHTSQSSKSLSNLASVPGTLSRGISSTSLSSTGLRKKRNAPLPPVTRPLSSAISTQALERIVDSEESLTSDMDPSKPPSDIGAPSKANSDIEERPKASSDIGVTTVGAKIDFANTGSSTVCVEAKAGKMDVESRHRSGSVNVKLPPSNEGHTVPVEEAPVDVRVPSKRVGEPVPLPKPRKTSTSGNTSVRPQVPKRKLAPPSPLSRALPSNSGNVDHFAKGPPPPAHSASKSIASDASSNVLPGTPAVGDGTSSAVSDRKLEEDQDKPDVASTCSTSEDEVFLTPGIEHSQASFDYDSLPLEEKDRPIKVVSANSELAIVPATQRRQSSPIAETVAGQEKKLCAVISTMPKCEHLAELAESNGNLFFKKKHAESRGNNTDRANDRHRSGEGAKESRRPRIPRTASKSNDFETNSLEKQKRHFTSHSEDITFALNLNVASNVGLLSARSDQFGGNVTQEPRTERNTADIHRCFVQGEGEGESSCGSGTSDCNPSETDVLLQKVSDTLSNSLPASTLSQVPVERFVSLVEAKSRTTNAEKTLNEEEDSKQRQSNDFPDGAIAKTSTPNLTVNSQQDTSDYVSAADEDLSIADWEYQLPAPPSAFRDSTSPVFNDFNEVISSPESFRDSELKEHAKPSDDREQKAKREAADKKSVFREEDKKNSKQDRFHLQSKSDSNLKKVMISELETKIGTFPQSTVDFESKKVADNSSAPKIAPIDNTLSNFTITTYTRQKSRNIFEEVEKQSQGKTTDDRFVKSFVTLSRNRSNLVDGDDRAAKESNVGGTSQVKTKVDDTGDRKLEPKIHTESLHRQSGNEKTNIHRSKSYVSVCDKSKFQETTRDDEHAGKNRNAAAMDDAGMKKATSISNLNATRSIEKFSQWRDNILKRQEEPTKEKQLQSLQVLKSILPQLKNAQQSEENVPKESDDTVLPEKTRPETTSKEHSIDSNVVSTCTDKKPEADTKKIPPATTAKRYTYSGPPAISLGSWSERPSVNVHIKRDTDYKLDARKVNGNKTVVNINGIRDETSGSIDFNNKTKPHKAPQKGNQIEITERREPNELAKKLITHTTATGFKRPVLNKVRIESKPASDKPVVTGVELKKSLPETKPPPADTAIDTTPLNFRELSKAFGQDVCLRPKPKRSTLNRASDVQIEITSNKQNERVDSEGSNNAVGEQRLSNAGNRDTSKPNRFATVVGAQPQNQGTFPFRNGIIGTKGGQQPVPTVKSFKISTANEEHCNQNNTKEHKKEPSVIPQPPRPPTMPVITGVTLKTARPKSMPVQVDTRDMLLESIRNFGGRENLKSAAERC